One Rosa chinensis cultivar Old Blush chromosome 5, RchiOBHm-V2, whole genome shotgun sequence genomic region harbors:
- the LOC121053137 gene encoding uncharacterized protein LOC121053137, whose translation MFCDHFSSTFQSFKGLYLLLISRRGWTHTLSLVLIGLLYVNEIAQKKDFITEPATYALDSTEYHKIPQSLPTIGNLRQLNLDLLSYQSKSEEASEPKRLKLNATSFRNIVGQKMEKVT comes from the exons ATGTTTTGTGATCATTTTTCCTCTACCTTTCAAAGCTTTAAAGGGCTTTATTTGCTTTTAATTTCCAGAAGAGGATGGACTCATACTCTTTCTTTG GTTCTAATTGGATTGCTCTATGTCAATGAAATTGCACAGAAGAAAGATTTTATCACAGAACCAGCCACATATGCATTAGATTCAACTGAGTACCAT AAAATACCCCAAAGCTTGCCAACAATTGGGAATCTCAGGCAATTGAACTTGGACCTCCTTTCATACCAAAGTAAAAGTGAGGAAG CATCAGAGCCAAAAAGGTTAAAGCTGAATGCCACCAGTTTTAGGAATATTGTAGGGCAGAAAATGGAGAAGGTTACATAA
- the LOC112165824 gene encoding uncharacterized protein LOC112165824, with product MAESPIPEIPIIPERRKRKYTDDGDEAVLSGHLKRIVLSLSKPSTLLGIGATKPRSVHRAKLEKLLRKLVIHHNWVDASGVLSVLLGGGASDRSPANNRFMYWVLLEMVERLSEMEKEERLPGNYSKEVWIKKVFEAWEKKNGKMKAELEEYRHAVELERISLSLAKGNLMEAEAGAFGLMQPNGFRNDPLRNMIVGLTFQKLWYSKLPKEMQWREADQFYTRESNELVAGSEGHGSINSNEAGSAIHCDSDTSVMNDKVENVPPIVAVDADSGLHREISVEVDDMEVEISPPKFETQNFYADSAENSEDEAALSDHGGQMQYAPIFSELEGLESLLLPIRLPESLDNHEDKNIFNDYYKDAVKYLRHALHSSPPVLVALHPLIQLLLIGGQVKEALDEIEYCCNFSNTALPTRLRSSLLQQFDSNNKPVLSTCLEENLRKDPTCCDSLEKLVLLHQNDNYSPESLLEMIALHLDATNAEYNIWREYAMCFLKLSQYEEDRMSVCLNGNEGGHKPRYSVSFNKTPKIFIKGQSGKNWKLRCRWWSTRHFSHDILASEIAAGDLELLTYKAASAVHMYGSEFYYVVDALCCLEKESERDLLCFLQMHIRNSVRIYSNSRQRTN from the exons ATGGCTGAATCTCCTATACCAGAAATTCCGATTATTCCCGAACGCCGGAAAAGAAAGTACACCGACGACGGCGACGAGGCAGTACTGTCGGGGCACCTAAAACGCATCGTTTTATCACTAAGCAAGCCGTCGACTCTGCTCGGCATCGGCGCCACAAAACCTAGGTCGGTGCACCGCGCCAAGCTCGAAAAGCTTCTCCGGAAGCTCGTGATTCACCACAACTGGGTCGACGCCAGCGGCGTCCTCAGCGTGTTGCTCGGCGGCGGAGCCAGCGACAGGTCGCCGGCGAACAACCGCTTCATGTATTGG GTTTTGCTGGAAATGGTGGAGCGGTTGTCTGAGATGGAAAAGGAGGAGCGTTTGCCTGGTAATTACTCCAAGGAGGTGTGGATTAAGAAAGTGTTTGAAGCTTGGgagaagaagaatggtaagatgaAGGCAGAGTTAGAAGAG TACAGACATGCTGTTGAACTTGAGCGCATCTCGCTCTCTCTTGCAAAAGGAAATCTTATGGAGGCTGAAGCCGGTGCTTTCGG TCTCATGCAACCAAATGGTTTTCGAAATGACCCTCTTCGAAATATGATTGTCGGATTGACATTCCAGAAATTGTGGTATTCCAAGCTCCCAAAAGAGATGCAGTGGAGGGAGGCTGACCAGTTTTACACTAGGGAATCAAATGAACTAGTTGCAGGCTCAGAGGGGCATGGTTCTATTAACAGTAACGAGGCTGGTAGCGCCATTCATTGTGATTCAGACACCTCTGTCATGAATGATAAAGTAGAGAATGTACCACCTATTGTTGCTGTTGATGCTGACAGTGGCTTACATAGAGAGATCTCTGTGGAGGTTGATGACATGGAAGTAGAAATTTCTCCACCGAAATTTGAGACCCAAAATTTCTATGCGGACTCTGCTGAAAATTCGGAAGATGAAGCTGCTTTATCTGATCATGGTGGTCAAATGCAGTATGCTCCCATTTTCTCTGAACTTG AGGGGTTGGAGTCACTGTTACTGCCCATACGATTGCCAGAGTCTCTCGATAATCATGAAGATAAGAATATTTTTAATGACTATTACAAGGATGCAGTGAAGTACTTACGACATGCTCTTCACTCTTCACCCCCGGTATTGGTAGCCTTACATCCTTTGATACAG CTGTTGCTGATTGGAGGTCAAGTTAAAGAGGCCCTAGATGAGATTGAATATTGTTGTAATTTTTCAAACACAGCGCTGCCTACTCG ATTAAGGTCTAGTCTTCTGCAGCAATTTGATTCTAATAACAAACCTGTGCTTTCCACTTGTCTGGAGGAAAACTTAAGGAAGGATCCTACATGTTGCGATTCATTGGAAAAGCTTGTTCTGTTGCATCAAAATG ATAATTATAGTCctgagtccctgcttgaaatgATAGCTTTGCATTTAGATGCCACCAATGCTGAATACAACATATGGAGAGAGTATGCTATGTGTTTCCTGAAGCTTTCTCAGTATGAAGAGGACAGGATGTCAGTGTGTCTGAATGGAAATGAAGGTGGACATAAACCACGGTACTCTGTTTCTTTCAATAAGACCCCGAAAATATTTATAAAGGGACAATCTGGAAAGAATTGGAAATTGCGCTGTAGATGGTGGTCTACGCGGCATTTCAGCCATGATATTCTTGCATCAGAgattgcagcag GTGATTTGGAGCTCTTAACTTACAAAGCAGCGAGTGCAGTGCATATGTATGGATCAGAGTTCTATTACGTTGTGGATGCTCTTTGCTGCTTAGAGAAAGAAAGTGAGAGGGACTTGCTCTGTTTTTTGCAAATGCACATTCGAAATTCTGTTcgaatttattcaaattctcGACAGAGAACTAATTGA